Proteins encoded by one window of Ramlibacter tataouinensis:
- the galE gene encoding UDP-glucose 4-epimerase GalE, protein MNDARTVLVTGGAGYIGSHACAELARAGYAPVAYDNLSTGHRESVRWGALEVGDICDHGRLGAVLLKYKPGAIMHFAAKAYVGESMEHPRKYYRNNVAGTLTLLETALEHEVRFFVFSSSCATYGIPLASRVSETTPQVPISPYGATKLICEQMILDFCRSYGMTAALLRYFNAAGAHPTAPIGESHDPEPHLIPCVLDVASGRAAEVRIHGGDHPTVDGSCVRDYVHVCDLADAHVLALKYLEQGGIPDAFNLGNGKGFSVLQVVEAASRVTGRDIPYRICERRAGDTAAVFADASKAASRLGWRPNFADLEVIIQHAWRWHQHRAY, encoded by the coding sequence ATGAATGATGCTCGTACGGTTCTCGTCACCGGTGGGGCTGGCTATATCGGTAGCCACGCGTGCGCCGAACTGGCTCGGGCAGGGTACGCCCCGGTCGCGTACGACAACCTGAGTACCGGACATCGCGAGAGTGTTCGCTGGGGGGCGCTGGAAGTCGGGGACATCTGCGACCACGGGCGGCTGGGCGCGGTGCTCCTGAAGTACAAGCCGGGGGCGATCATGCACTTCGCGGCAAAGGCCTACGTGGGTGAGTCCATGGAGCATCCGCGCAAGTACTACCGCAACAACGTGGCCGGCACCCTCACCCTGCTCGAGACGGCGCTCGAGCACGAAGTCAGGTTCTTCGTCTTTTCAAGCAGTTGCGCCACCTATGGCATCCCGCTCGCCTCCCGGGTTTCCGAGACGACGCCACAAGTGCCGATCAGCCCGTACGGAGCAACGAAGCTGATTTGCGAGCAGATGATTCTCGACTTCTGTCGCTCCTATGGGATGACCGCCGCCTTGTTGCGTTACTTCAACGCAGCAGGCGCACACCCGACGGCCCCGATCGGCGAGTCGCACGATCCCGAACCGCACCTCATTCCATGCGTTCTCGACGTGGCAAGCGGACGCGCCGCTGAAGTCAGGATCCATGGGGGAGATCACCCCACCGTCGATGGCAGCTGCGTTCGGGACTATGTTCACGTGTGTGACTTGGCTGACGCCCACGTTCTGGCCTTGAAGTATCTGGAGCAGGGCGGGATTCCGGATGCGTTCAACCTGGGAAATGGCAAGGGGTTTTCGGTGCTGCAGGTCGTTGAAGCGGCATCGCGTGTGACCGGTCGCGACATCCCGTACCGGATTTGCGAACGCCGTGCCGGCGACACCGCCGCGGTTTTCGCCGACGCCAGCAAGGCAGCCTCCAGATTGGGCTGGCGGCCCAACTTCGCCGACCTCGAGGTGATCATCCAGCACGCATGGCGCTGGCACCAGCACCGGGCTTATTGA
- a CDS encoding nucleotide sugar dehydrogenase produces MAAITPRGVQPQSAKASEAADLQVVFRRTSVRALRDARRVAKLELPASGVKPALNRKEIAVVGLGFVGLANSCLLARNNRVVGVDVSVQRTAAINAGRSPICDPDIEAFLSSSGSRIEATTDAEAAFTGADYVVIATPTNYDPATNRFDTRSVETVARQVIAVNPDAVIVIKSTVPVGFTERLKAETGSRNILFSPEFLREGRALHDNLHPSRIIVGEQSERGRAFADVLLEGTAEKNAPVLLTSSTEAEAIKLFSNSFLAMRVAFFNELDSYAFSHGLDTRAIISGVCLDPRIGAHYNNPSFGYGGYCLPKDTKQLLASFGDVPQTLIGAIVRSNATRKDFIAGAILQRRPRTVGFHRLVMKSGADNYRTSAIQGVMKRIKAHGVEALVYEPLLQENSFLESRVVRDLEVFKRECDVIVANRLTADLRDVREKVFTRDVFGAD; encoded by the coding sequence ATGGCAGCCATCACCCCCCGGGGCGTGCAGCCGCAGTCGGCGAAGGCTTCCGAGGCCGCAGATCTCCAGGTCGTATTCCGGAGAACCTCCGTACGGGCACTCCGCGATGCGCGGCGAGTTGCGAAACTTGAATTGCCTGCAAGCGGCGTGAAGCCCGCCCTGAATAGGAAGGAAATAGCGGTGGTGGGCTTGGGGTTTGTCGGGCTCGCGAACTCGTGCCTCCTTGCAAGGAACAACCGGGTCGTCGGCGTCGACGTGTCCGTGCAAAGGACGGCTGCCATCAACGCGGGGCGCAGTCCGATCTGCGACCCCGACATCGAGGCATTCCTGTCTTCGTCCGGATCGCGGATCGAAGCAACCACCGACGCCGAAGCGGCGTTCACGGGCGCGGACTACGTCGTCATCGCGACCCCGACGAACTACGACCCGGCGACGAACCGCTTCGACACGCGAAGTGTCGAGACAGTCGCCAGGCAGGTCATCGCGGTCAATCCGGACGCGGTCATCGTCATCAAGTCAACCGTGCCGGTGGGCTTCACCGAGCGGCTGAAGGCGGAGACCGGCTCGCGCAACATTCTGTTCTCGCCGGAGTTCCTGCGAGAAGGACGCGCCCTGCACGACAACCTGCATCCATCCCGGATCATCGTGGGGGAGCAGTCCGAGCGGGGCCGCGCGTTCGCGGATGTGCTGCTCGAAGGAACCGCCGAGAAGAATGCTCCCGTGCTGCTGACCAGCTCAACCGAAGCGGAAGCGATCAAGCTGTTCTCGAACAGCTTCCTCGCCATGCGGGTGGCGTTCTTCAACGAGCTGGATTCGTACGCGTTCAGCCACGGCCTGGACACGCGCGCGATCATCAGCGGGGTTTGCCTCGATCCGCGCATCGGGGCGCACTACAACAACCCCTCGTTCGGCTACGGCGGGTATTGCCTGCCGAAGGACACCAAGCAACTGCTGGCGAGTTTCGGTGACGTTCCGCAGACGCTGATCGGGGCCATCGTCCGATCGAACGCCACCCGCAAGGATTTCATCGCTGGAGCAATCCTGCAGCGCAGGCCCCGGACCGTCGGCTTCCACCGCCTGGTCATGAAGAGCGGAGCGGACAACTACCGTACTTCAGCGATTCAGGGCGTCATGAAACGGATCAAGGCCCATGGCGTCGAGGCGTTGGTCTACGAGCCGCTGCTGCAGGAGAACTCTTTCCTCGAATCGCGCGTCGTCCGGGACCTCGAGGTCTTCAAGCGCGAATGCGATGTGATCGTGGCGAACCGGCTCACGGCTGATCTGCGCGATGTGCGCGAGAAGGTGTTCACCCGGGACGTGTTCGGCGCCGATTGA